ACCTAAGCATAGTTGACtatataaaaactataaacattAGCAAAGTAGCAAAATTTATCACAGTAATCCCAGCgatgtgtttattttatagatgttttATGAACACTATCTTAAAAAGttgtaaataaatacacatttcctAATAGCAAAAAAACACTATTAAGCTGCAATACAGTTGATCCACAGAATCTGGTCTATAAGAAGGAAAGCCTTATTAAATTTTCTGAAGCTAATTCTACTGGAAGCAGGATTATTTGTGTTGGAAGACCTGTCTGTGGAAAAATCTGAACATGGAAAGGCTCGGACCTGGGAAGACTCCTTTTAAAAAGGTCTGGACCTGGGGAATGGTCAAGAAGACCTGGACTATGGAACATGTTAGAATACCTGGATATCGTAGACGCTGGAAGACCTGAATGTTAGAAGACCGGTACCCTGGAGACGTTGGAAGACGTGGATATTGAGCCTGCTGTTGGAAGACTGGGTAGTTGTCGGAAGACGTGGAGATGCTGGAAGACGAGCAGATTCCGGAAGATGCAGGGATGCCGGAAGACGCAGAGATGCCGGAAGATTCAGGGATGCCGGAAGATTCAGGGATGCCGGAAAACTCAGAGATGCCAGAAGACGCAGAGATGCCGGAAGACGCAGAGATGCCAGATGATGCAGAGATGCCGGAAGATGCAGAGATGCCGGAAGATGCAGAGATGCCGGAAGATGCAGAGATGCCGGAAGATGCAGAGATGCTGGAAGGCGAGCAGATGCTGGAAGCCCTGGAGATGCTGGAAGCCCTGGAAATGTAGGAAGACAAGGATTTTCTGGAAGACGTGGCTTAGTTGGAAGACGTGGATGTTCTGGAAGACGTGGATTTTCCGGAAGACGTAAATTTGTTGGAAGACGTAGGTAGGCTGGAAGACATGAATTTGATGGAAGACACACAGCTTTGTTGGAAGACAAGGATTTGCTGGAAGACGTGGATTCTGGAAGCCATGGATTTTCAGGAAGACATGGATTTTCTGGAAGACTTGGAGGTCATTGGAAGACATGGATTTCctggaagacattttttttttttctggaagacgTGGATTTTCAGGAAGACCCGAATTGTCCGGAAGACCTGGATTTTTTGGTGGAAGACGTAGATTTGCTGGAAGACCTGGAGGTTACTGGAAGACGTGGATTTTCCGGAAGACGTGGATCTCTAGGAAGACGTATATTTGTTGGAAGACCTGGATTTAGTGGAAGACATAAATTTTCTGGAAGACGTGGCTTTATTGGAAGATCTGGATTTATTT
Above is a genomic segment from Neovison vison isolate M4711 chromosome X, ASM_NN_V1, whole genome shotgun sequence containing:
- the CDR1 gene encoding LOW QUALITY PROTEIN: cerebellar degeneration-related antigen 1 (The sequence of the model RefSeq protein was modified relative to this genomic sequence to represent the inferred CDS: deleted 3 bases in 3 codons; substituted 3 bases at 3 genomic stop codons), whose amino-acid sequence is MLEDEQIPEDAGMPEDAEMPEDSGMPEDSGMPENSEMPEDAEMPEDAEMPDDAEMPEDAEMPEDAEMPEDAEMPEDAEMLEGEQMLEALEMLEALEMXEDKDFLEDVAXLEDVDVLEDVDFPEDVNLLEDVGRLEDMNLMEDTQLCWKTRICWKTWILEAMDFQEDMDFLEDLRSLEDMDFLEDIFFFLEDVDFQEDPNCPEDLDFLVEDVDLLEDWRLLEDVDFPEDVDLXEDVYLLEDLDLVEDINFLEDVALLEDLDLFSGRHKFCLEDVD